GCTGGGGATCTTGACCATGGACAGCTCCTTGCCATAGCGGGTCAGGTTGCAAGGCATTTCACACACGCAGTACTCCTGGTCCTTCTCCACCAGGAAGTCTGCACTCAGCCAGGTGAGAGGTCCCAGTTGAGTGGTGCCCTTCTGCCAGCACCTTCCCACATGCACATCCTAGCTCTGCCCAGAGAAACTCTGGGCCCCTTTCTCTTTCCGTGACCTGCCCTTCACCCTGCCTGGATGCTAAACTCTGCCAACATCCTACCTCACCATCCAGCCTAAGGCATGTTTGAGGACTTTACCTGCTGAACCCTGCAGGCCACTGAACCAACGATGTAGATAGAGAGAACTAGGAGAGTGAGGAGAACCCCAGCTGCCCCCTCACAGCTGTGTCCACCGTGTGCTAATTCTCACCAAGCCTCCCCATGGATATTTCTTACTCTTATATCTCACTTCCTCAGGACCCTCCAGGGTCAACCAGCTGAGCGGCTGATGAAAGAAGATGAAGGCCATTCCCAGGTGACCTCTGTTCATTTTTCATAGGGGCCTCTGAAGATGCTATTCTCaactttattgattattattattattctcagacagggtcttgctctgtcacccaggctggagtgcagtggtgcaatctcggctcactgcaacctcacctcaccggttcaaggaattctcccacctcagcctccagagtagctgggactagaggcacatgccaccatgcccacataattttttttaaatttttcatagagtcagggtttcaccatgaaaccaggctggtctcgaactcctgggctcaagcaatttgcccacctcagcctcccaaagtgctgggattacaggtgtaagccaccatgactGACCATTCTCAGCTTTAATGTCAGACACAAGAGAGGGTGCAGCCCAGTCCAGGAGTTATGTGAGGCTTCTGGGAGCGTGACCTGAAACTCCTGCGCACGTGGCTGGCAGCAACTTTTCCCTCCCCCAGACTGCCCCAGGCCAGGGGCGCTCACCCAGAGCAGGATCTGCACACTCCTTGTACTGCTCTGGAGTACAGTATGGGGCATCCCCTACAGAGGAGAAAAGATAATGATGCAGGATGGGGATTCAAGGGGTCTGGTGATGGTGGTAGTATCAAAGGCCTAGAAGGTGTAAGCTGGGAGAAGATGGGAAGGGAGGACTGGCAGGCCCCCATGCTGCCCCAGAAGTGACCCACTCCAGGTCCATACCTTCTAGACCCTTCCCACCCATCCCTGGGGGTGCAGGCGGGAACTGAGGTCAGAGAGACATGAGCCAGGTGGGTGTGGGATGGGGTGGGCTGGAACTGGGGTTGGGAGATTGATATGGATGGGGAGCTAGTGAAGGGCAGCAAAGGCCCAGGGACCCCAGGAGTATGCTCGGAGCCCCAGGCCTGACCTGGCATGTGCACCATGCGGCAGTTGCAGTTCTCCACCAGGTAGCGCGTCTCACAGTCGATGCGGCAGGCAGTGATGCTGTAGGAGTCGAAGAAATCCAAATCCGAGTCCATGGTAACAGCTTTGCAGGTGCCCCAGGGCGGGGGCAGGTAGATGAGCTGCTGGGAGAGCCGGGGAGCTGGGGGAGTGCGGGGACTTCTCCCCAAATCAGCTTGATGGACTCCTCTGACAAGATGCAGATCTCTGGAGTTctgctcccctctccctctgCAGCCTCCAAAGGTCTCAGAGTTTACAGAGCATTCTTGTTCATTCGATCACTCATGCTTCTGACTAGCCAGATTACCACCCAGGTCCTTGCTCACCTGTCCTTCCCATTACTGATTGCCCACCACTCCATCTGGACCCCTCAATACCCCACCCCAGGACCAGCCTCCCATGGCCCTCTCACCCGCTGCTCCTGGCAGGCCACAAAGGTCTGGAAGCCTGGGGCCACGCCAAAGCCCAGCTGGTCGATGAAAGGAGGTTCATCCTGACTATGGATCTGCACTTTGATGCCTGCTTCGAAGGACGTCTCGTCTAGGGGAATGAGGAGTGTGTGGGTTGGGAGGGCTCCTGACTCCCTAACACCCCTCAGACCTGGGGACATCCTACCTCTCCTGGAAATAAGCATAGGGTGcactggggctggggtgggggaagtcTATAGGGTCCTagcccacccccagcctcctTCTGGGTTTACCAGCTCTGAGCTGCTCCGATGACCCCTGCATCCTACACACTTCTTTTCTTACCTGGCTTCTGCTCTGCATCTTGATGtttcaaatactttctcccagagTGTCACTGTTTCAGATGCTCTCCATTTCTCCCactccctttttcccttttcccccatctctctctgccCCAAGGCCCCCCGAGACCAGACAGGCAGGCAGCCTGAGAAGAGAGGGAGTTATTTATAGAGTGGCGGCGGCATTGATGGAAGAGGATGGCTGGTTACCTTGGAGAGTAACTGAACCAGGAAGTGGGAGCCAGAGAGATGTGAGTGTGGAAATCAGGTAGAGTCAGTGATACAGATGGTGAGATGCTGGGGGGAGAGGGGAAAGCCCGGGCCCTGCCCAGGTCTCACAGTGAAGCCCAGGAATCCCCTGGCAGAGGCTGGGGCCTAGAGCCATGCAGAGGGGCCCCTGAAGTGGGTGACGTACCAGTCTCCCCCCACACAGGCAGGTACTCGTCCTGCTGGATGTCCAGCATGATTTCCAGCCCATTGCCCGTCCCACCCTTCATGGTCTTCAGCCGCGGCCGCCCATCTCGGCCCGAGTTGAACGTGTAGCACTTTCCATAGCGTGTGAAGACCTGGCGAGGGCAGAGTGGAGAGCCTAAGAGTCCTGCCAGCACCCTCTACTCACCAAGGGCTGTTCCTAGCCACCCCAGCTGTTGGAATCTCAACACCCTTTGGGAATGGTTCCTCCCGTGCAGCCCATTCTCCATTTGCTCCCCTCTCCCACCTGTTTCTCGCCCTTTCTTGCCCTCTGTGTGCCCTGGAAAACTGTTCCTGGTAGGGTGCATCGCCTGAGCTCCTTTGCCACCTGCATGGGCTTCTAGTTGGGGTTGACAGTTGGGAGGTATTGGTAATGGCTCAGAAGGCAGGAGGAAAGATTGGGGTATGAATCCTTCCCCAGCCCTCGCCCCTCTGTAGCTCTAGTAGTGGCTTAGGCCCTCCATGATTACAGATCCTGCCAGGGCTCCCTACAGAGCACTGTCTTCTTTTGTGCTTCTTCAGCCTAGAAGTGATAACGATTTCCTAGTACTGCTCACTGCCTCAGTCCCCCTTATGCGTTTCCTTAACCCTGCCCCCAGCTCTGTCAGCAGTCCCTTTGTTAAAGTCTTCAATTAAATCATCAAGTAGCTGTCTTTTTCCCGCCAGGACCCTGACATATACATTTTCATCACCAGGATCCTAACACGGCCCCTCCTTGGGACACTTTCCTCAGGCCCAAGCTCCTGAGGCCCTCCAAGACATATCTTCTCTTCTCCTAGATTTCACTCTGGGAATCTGAAATTCTGCTTTCCCCAAGACCcaaactcagtttttttttttttgagatggagtcttgctctgttgcccaggctggagtgcagtggtgcgatctcagctcactgcaacttccgcctcctgggctcaagtgattctcctgcctcagcctcccaagtagctgggattacaagtgcacaatatcacacccggctaatttttgtatttttagtagagacggggtttcaccctgttggccaggctggtctcaaactcctgacctcaggtgatccgcctgcctcagcctcccaaagtgttgggattacaggcatgagccaccgtgcccagccaaactcAGTTTTTTGGTTTCATTCAGCCCCTAGCCCCTTGGGTCCATCATTATTCCATTATCCCATTATCAGCAGAACCTGAAAGTAGACCCAGTTGCCATGCCAAGGACCACACTCAACCAAGCACCAGCACCTCTTCTTCCAGCACTTGGGACTGAGCCCCCAGGCCATGGTGTGTGCGTTAATGCTTTTGCAAAACTAGGAGGGCCTCAGAAGATATCTCAGCCCCAGGGGCTGTCTCCCCAGTCTTCTCCCCACTCCATGCCCCAGTGCAGCCCTGGTCACAGTGCTGATTAAAAAGCTGCAAAGAGAAAAGTAAACCAGTTATTCTTGGCCTTTTCCCCACAGCCTCCTTGAATGTCCCCAAGTTGGGGTGGCTGTGCTTTTACTACTGCTGGATGGTGACAAAGTCCACAAAACAGGTCATAAGGTGAGTCAATACAGCCCAGAGCAGGGGAGAGACAAAAGAGTTTCAGGCCAGACTGGAGCAGCAATGGCAGTAGGTTACTAGGGAATACGGTCTttgcccccttcccccttcctagAACAGCCTCCTCCATTGACCTCCAGAAGAGGAGACATACTGCTCTCCCCACTTTGTGGGTGAGGTCCAGAGATGAGGCAAAGAGAGAACTCCAAGGGCTCCTAGTCCCCAGCCCCATGACCAGGTCTTGCGGCACCCAGCCACAGGCTCCAGGCTGGACATATGCCCATGCCTACACTCCATCCGGAGTTGTATGGGATTAGAGGTGTCTGAGGCCGGCTAGCAgccctgtcttgtgccggttcAGAGGACTGGGCTGCTGTACAGTGGATTGCTGCTGCCACCTGGTGGGCCTGGGTGAGAACTGTCTGCTCTACTCTCAGGCCCAGAGGTAGACACATTCCTATGGCTCCTGGCCTCTCTGAGGCCCAGTGGCCCAAACCCCCAGGCCCCTGTATGCCTGCAGTCATCCCATGATGCACGGGTATGATGACACCCCCTGCCTCTACGCTAGGGAGGGGGTGGAGGACTGAGGGATGGGTGTGTGGGGCAGGGAAGGCCTGGCATCTGGGAGCTGGTGGGGCAGGAGAGCAGTCGGGCCAGACAGACCTGGAAGATGAACTTAGGAGAGACAGTGGGGTACCAGGTGGCCCCCTAGCAGGGAAAGCCCTGGACCCCTGGGTGGGGGGCCAAGCAGAAGGACAGTTCCCAGTGAGAGCTTCCCCTAGGAAGAGGGTCCCTGGCCACTTAAAGCTGGGGAGAGGGATATGATTTAGAGATCTGTTATTTaccctcagacacacacacacacacacacacacacacacacagagctggtgggggtggggtgtccaTAGGAGGGCACAGGAAGACCAAGTGAAGATGCACTGAAGTCCCTGCTGCAGGAGATGCTGACAAGGGCCAcggtggggtggggttgggggatatCCCCACCCCTCTACTGTCTCCCTTTCACTCCCTTCTCTTGTACCACCAGAGACCAGGCAGCACCCACCCCAGCTTCAGTCCATGGGTGCTAGTCAAAATAGTGAACAACTGGCCAGGCACTGGCGTCCACCAACAGATCAAAGGTTGACCTCACAGATGGAGCAAGGTCCCGGGCCCTGCTGGACCATGAGGAAGTCTTGAGAAGGGCAGGTAAAGCTGGAGGACATGTTGGGAGGCAGCAGCAAAATACCAACTAAGACAGACGTGTTTCAAGATTCTAACAGGAAAAGCAGCACTGGTGTGGACCTGGGAATACCAGCCCAGCTCCAGGCCCCGGACTCCTGGGTGAGCTCTGGCCTGTGTCAGCCAGATGAGGTAGGGGGCAGCATAGTcatcagccccagccccagccccaacccCAGGAGGTGACAGTCAGGGACAGCCATGGCGGACACTCTTGGGGTACTGTGGCAGGCATGGGGCTCCACTCACCACTGAGAAGTTGTGAGGGCCGCAGGGTCCCCCTTGGTAGGAGCAATAGAGCAGCATGTCCTCCAGCCGGTGGCAGGAGCGATTGTAGAAGCGGTGCAGGTTAAAGGGCTCCCCAGAGAAGGCCTCAGGGCCCGGTGGAGCCAGGGGCACCCCGGGGTCATCACTTTCATCCAGTCCCAGCATGGGGGCCAAATAAAGCAAGTCAGGGTAGCTGAGCTGGGACAGCCGCACAGCATTAGTGTTGCAGAGGGTGACTGCCGGGAAGGCCAGCTCCGTGGTGGCCACTTCGTTTAGAAGGGTCACGTGTGGGTAGCTGAGGTAATAAGCAATGCGGTCCCCTACCTGGCACAGGAAGGCACCCAGTGCCAGGACAAAGGCCACCGCCCACagcacctgccttggccctggACCCCCCTCCACAAAAATGTGGTTGGTGCCATGGAGGGTGCAGCTGTTGGCAAAGGCCACCAAGTCCATGGGTGAATGCCCCTCACTGGCCTCCTTCCTCActgcctccttttccttctcttcttcctcctcttccgaTTCTGAGATGTCCTGCTGCTGCTGATGGTGGCGGGGATCCCAAATATCTCCCAAGGGCCCTGGGGCTTCCTCTCCAGAGGAGAATGACATGGAGCAGAAGATCTGGATGGGCATTTTCTCCAGGGGCTTCCTGGTGCCAGGGATTTgcaggaggaagggggaaggTGCCAGAGAGGAAGGCGATGTGACTCCAGGCAGAGTCTGGCAGAGCCAGCCACCCAGCCCATCAGCCAGGTATCTCAGCCTGGCTGGCCGTCCTTCCTCACCAGGGCCTCTGTGGCAGTGTGGCTGGGGCGGGGCATGGGAGGAGGACCAGCCTGCCCTGCCAGGGAGGGCGGGTGTCTGGGCTGATGAATAATTGATGGCAGTGGGAAAGGGAGGCTGATGGAGAGCAGGGGGCTGGAGCCCCTTTCCTGTCACCAGCTCCGGCAGCACAGAGAGGGTTTAGGACAGAGTGGAAACCCTGGAAAAGCCTAGGGCTGGGATTCCTGGAACCCACCCCTCCCAGGTGAGACGGGACCTAGCACCATCCTTTGCGCCCACTGCCATGATGATCACAGCGACCACAGTCCCCACCCCCCCaggacacacacaacacacactcaTGCTCTCTGTCATCCTCCAATCTGTTCCTCAGCATAtccctcagtgtcctcatccCAATTCTGGGTCCTCTCCCTTATTCTCCCTCGTCCAGTTATTCCTCTGGGATACCTGAGCCCCTCCGTGCCCCACCACCAGGTACTCTCTCAGACCTCCAATTCCAGTCCCCGACCCtgtttctcttcccctccctccctggcccCAGCTCTATTTCGGGACAGCATTACCAGCCCTCGTCCTACCCCCCTATGCTGAGATGTATTTTGGTTCCTTTCCTCTCCCCTACCCCTCCTGTGGCTTGTGGGCCAGCCCAGGTTCCATTAGCAGCAGTCTCTCACTGACCACAGACTCATTTCTGACCGGTTCCCGGCACTAGGGGGAGGGACCCTGTCTCCTGCAGTGGGAAAGCTTCCTGGCAGATCACCACTACCCTTTTTGGCTTGCCCCCCGCCCCTCGAACAGTTTAGTTTGTTCGAGGAATTCTCTGGTGGGTGGAAGAAATTGAGATCagtgctgggggtggggcagggggaccTGGGTCAGGTAGAGAGTATTGGGAACCAACTTGGGGTTCCCACCAAAACCCTCAGCCTTGCAGACTCCCGGCCTCAGTCTCTGAGGCTCCCCTACCGCTAATTTACCATTCCCTGCCCCCAGGCCCCTGGCCCCTCTGTGTGTTCTGATTACTCAGGGCCACTGGTTGAGGAACTTGAGCCACCAGCCAAGTCTCCAGGGCCAAGAAGGTGACccgaggggaggaggggaagcgGGGGAGGGAGGTATAGCAGATTAACGCTTTCTCTGCAGGGCCAGAGGAGGAGCAGTGGGGCTAGACCGGGGCTAGGTGGGTCTGCTTGGGCCTCCCCATTCCTTAAGCATCCCCTAGCCCCAGGCCATGTTCCCCTTactcctcctctcttctccctccctgctcccaccaTCTTCCCTTCTCCATTTGCAGAGACCCTAGAGTGTATTGGGGATGTGAGGCAGGGTGTCAGGTTCTAGCAGAACTGAGTGATGTGGAACCTTTGGCCTCAGCTTTGCTGCCAGGGACAAAGAGGCCTCAGAGGCAGAGTCTTGAGCTCTCGCCCCTCTCCATCCTTCTGCCACTGCCCTCAGACTGGCCTAAACAACAGCCACTGTCCTCCTCTTTCTGCCACTGCCCTCCTCTTTTGCCTAAACAACAGCCTCTCAgctggtctccctgcctccctgcagtTTCTCCCCACCTTTAGTTCGAGTTGTGTGACTCTGACCATTCTTCTGCTTAAAGACCTtctctagccaggcatggtggcacgcgcctgtagttccagctgcttgggaggttgaggcagaagaatcgcttgaacccgggaggcggag
The sequence above is a segment of the Pan paniscus chromosome 10, NHGRI_mPanPan1-v2.0_pri, whole genome shotgun sequence genome. Coding sequences within it:
- the ASIC1 gene encoding acid-sensing ion channel 1 isoform X5; this encodes MPIQIFCSMSFSSGEEAPGPLGDIWDPRHHQQQQDISESEEEEEEKEKEAVRKEASEGHSPMDLVAFANSCTLHGTNHIFVEGGPGPRQVLWAVAFVLALGAFLCQVGDRIAYYLSYPHVTLLNEVATTELAFPAVTLCNTNAVRLSQLSYPDLLYLAPMLGLDESDDPGVPLAPPGPEAFSGEPFNLHRFYNRSCHRLEDMLLYCSYQGGPCGPHNFSVVFTRYGKCYTFNSGRDGRPRLKTMKGGTGNGLEIMLDIQQDEYLPVWGETDETSFEAGIKVQIHSQDEPPFIDQLGFGVAPGFQTFVACQEQRLIYLPPPWGTCKAVTMDSDLDFFDSYSITACRIDCETRYLVENCNCRMVHMPGDAPYCTPEQYKECADPALDFLVEKDQEYCVCEMPCNLTRYGKELSMVKIPSKASAKYLAKKFNKSEQYIGENILVLDIFFEVLNYETIEQKKAYEIAGLLGDIGGQMGLFIGASILTVLELFDYAYEVIKHKLCRRGKCQKEAKRSSADKGVALSLDDVKRHNPCESLRGHPAGMTYAANILPHHPARGTFEDFTC